From one Bradyrhizobium sp. Ash2021 genomic stretch:
- a CDS encoding ATP-binding protein, which yields MSGVVAAMRRTLLSCTSLARNGLIVLAMASSAAPEPAFAGDSLLSQVVSAWFDLNHQEFAVLTTALSLVGFSVVAAILLMRTRVRATQTEVRLRSDIAELQVQADRLRTLLFAEPQVLISWAAGDNRPQISGDTSLLISQDAQQNSPQRILAFGTWLPPEPALQMDHAVDALREAGEGFLLNLSTSNGRAIEAMGRAIGGQAIIRIRELGGLRRELAESNLRYRTLQEETELLRDFAAAAPWPIWAKSAQGDLRYANAAYVRATEGTSVADAIHRNLELLENDQRAEMSRALNDNTSFSARFPIVVGGERRIYDIRALKLGGGSAGIAIDASEATALRAALERMAEAHRRTLDQLSSGVAVFDAQRRLAFYNESYRRLWGLDQAFLDSNPDDSSVLDRLRAARKLPEQPDFRAWKAKLHEAYRAVESETYTWFLPDGRAVTVVTTPNLEGGVTYLFDNVTESLDLARRLDGLARTQRETLDNLNEAVAVFGSNGRVQLFNPAFCKMWKLSPEALREQPHIETVESWCKPLFDNALTWRTLREAITAIESRAQVALKLERKDGSVLDCTTMPLPDGATMLTFQDISDTENVERALRERNEALEAADQMKVDFVHHVSYELRAPLTTIIGFAHFLSDPSTGPLTPKQAEYLDYVTKSTNALLALTNNILDLATIDAGAMKLELGPVNIAKAIEAAAEGIQDRLATDRIALKVDIDPEIDEFTGDERRVVQVLYNLLANAVGFSPHDAAVTISARRADHRVIFTVTDSGPGIPADVKDKVFDWFESHTDGSRHRGAGLGLSLVRSFVELHGGKVRVDSAVGKGTSVTCDFPIDQNAHRNAAE from the coding sequence ATGTCGGGCGTAGTCGCGGCGATGCGTCGAACCCTGCTGTCGTGCACCTCACTGGCGCGCAACGGCCTGATTGTACTCGCCATGGCCTCTTCGGCGGCGCCGGAACCTGCCTTTGCCGGCGATTCCCTGCTCTCACAGGTGGTTTCGGCCTGGTTCGACCTCAATCATCAGGAATTCGCGGTGCTGACGACGGCCCTGTCGCTGGTCGGCTTTTCCGTCGTGGCGGCGATCCTGCTGATGCGCACCCGCGTTCGCGCCACCCAGACCGAAGTCCGGTTGCGCTCCGACATCGCCGAACTGCAAGTCCAGGCCGACCGGCTGCGCACGCTGCTGTTCGCCGAACCCCAGGTCCTGATTTCATGGGCCGCGGGTGACAACCGGCCCCAGATCAGCGGCGACACCTCGCTGCTGATCTCGCAGGACGCCCAGCAAAACTCGCCCCAGCGTATCCTGGCCTTTGGAACCTGGCTGCCGCCGGAACCGGCGCTGCAGATGGATCATGCCGTCGATGCGCTGCGCGAGGCCGGCGAAGGCTTTCTGCTCAACCTCTCGACCTCGAACGGCCGCGCGATCGAGGCCATGGGCCGCGCCATCGGTGGCCAGGCCATCATCAGGATACGCGAACTCGGGGGCTTGCGCCGGGAACTCGCCGAATCGAATCTCCGCTACAGGACGCTGCAGGAAGAGACCGAACTGCTGCGCGATTTCGCCGCTGCCGCGCCCTGGCCGATTTGGGCCAAGAGCGCCCAGGGCGACCTGCGCTATGCCAACGCCGCCTATGTCCGGGCGACCGAGGGCACCAGCGTCGCGGACGCCATCCACCGCAACCTCGAGCTGCTCGAAAACGACCAGCGCGCCGAGATGAGCCGGGCGCTGAACGACAATACCAGTTTTTCCGCGCGATTCCCGATCGTGGTCGGCGGCGAGCGGCGCATCTACGACATCCGGGCGCTGAAGCTCGGCGGCGGCAGCGCCGGCATCGCGATCGATGCCAGCGAGGCGACCGCGTTGCGCGCCGCGCTGGAGCGGATGGCAGAGGCGCATCGCCGCACCCTCGACCAGCTGTCGTCAGGCGTGGCGGTATTCGACGCGCAGCGGCGGCTCGCCTTCTACAACGAATCCTATCGGCGCCTGTGGGGCCTCGATCAGGCGTTTCTCGACTCCAATCCCGACGATTCGAGCGTGCTCGACCGGCTGCGTGCCGCGCGCAAGCTGCCGGAACAGCCGGACTTCCGGGCCTGGAAGGCGAAGCTGCACGAGGCCTATCGCGCCGTCGAATCCGAAACCTACACCTGGTTCCTGCCCGACGGCCGCGCCGTCACCGTCGTCACCACGCCGAACCTCGAAGGCGGCGTCACCTATCTGTTCGACAATGTCACGGAAAGCCTCGATCTGGCGCGGCGGCTCGACGGATTGGCCCGCACCCAGCGCGAGACGCTCGACAATCTCAACGAAGCCGTCGCGGTGTTCGGCAGCAATGGCCGCGTGCAATTGTTCAATCCGGCTTTCTGCAAGATGTGGAAGCTGTCGCCCGAGGCGTTGCGCGAACAGCCGCATATCGAGACCGTGGAAAGCTGGTGCAAGCCGCTGTTCGACAACGCGCTGACCTGGCGGACCCTGCGCGAGGCGATCACCGCGATCGAAAGCCGCGCCCAAGTGGCGCTGAAGCTGGAACGCAAGGACGGCAGTGTGCTCGACTGCACGACCATGCCGCTGCCCGACGGCGCCACCATGCTGACCTTCCAGGACATCTCCGACACCGAGAATGTCGAGCGCGCGCTGCGCGAGCGCAACGAAGCGCTCGAGGCCGCCGACCAGATGAAAGTGGATTTCGTCCACCACGTGTCCTACGAGCTGCGCGCGCCGCTCACCACCATCATCGGCTTCGCGCATTTCCTGAGCGACCCCTCCACCGGCCCACTGACGCCCAAGCAGGCCGAGTATCTCGACTACGTCACCAAATCGACCAACGCGCTGCTCGCACTCACCAACAACATCCTCGACCTCGCCACCATCGATGCCGGCGCGATGAAGCTCGAACTCGGCCCGGTCAATATCGCAAAAGCCATCGAGGCCGCCGCCGAAGGCATTCAGGACCGGCTCGCGACCGATCGCATCGCGCTCAAGGTCGACATCGATCCCGAGATCGACGAATTCACCGGCGACGAACGCCGCGTGGTGCAGGTGCTTTACAATCTGCTGGCCAACGCCGTCGGCTTCTCGCCGCATGATGCCGCCGTCACCATCAGCGCCAGGCGCGCCGATCACCGCGTCATTTTCACCGTGACCGA
- a CDS encoding cupin domain-containing protein produces the protein MSSELINADFAQRVVIATDTMPWVPSPQAGVERRMLDRVGGEVARATSLVRYAPASSFPAHEHALGEEFLVLGGVFSDEYGDYGEGTYVRNPPRSRHTPRTAPGCTILVKLRQMLPTEAQRVVIDTKNTTWRARDPGGLEQLPLHAASDTGECVVIERLAAGAQPVEMDCPGGEEIFILSGDLRDEHGSYRAGTWIRNPAGFRRRLGSNNGATYWAKRGHLRPMP, from the coding sequence ATGTCGAGTGAACTCATCAACGCCGACTTCGCGCAACGCGTCGTGATTGCGACCGACACGATGCCGTGGGTTCCGTCGCCGCAGGCCGGCGTCGAACGGCGCATGCTCGATCGCGTCGGCGGCGAAGTCGCGCGCGCCACCTCGCTTGTGCGTTACGCGCCCGCCAGCAGCTTTCCCGCCCACGAGCACGCGCTCGGCGAAGAATTTCTGGTCCTCGGCGGCGTGTTTTCCGACGAGTATGGCGACTACGGCGAAGGCACCTATGTCCGCAACCCGCCGCGCAGCCGTCACACACCGCGAACCGCGCCCGGATGCACCATCCTGGTCAAGTTACGACAGATGCTGCCGACGGAAGCGCAGCGGGTCGTCATCGACACCAAAAACACGACGTGGAGAGCGCGCGATCCAGGCGGCCTTGAGCAACTGCCGCTACATGCGGCGTCCGACACCGGGGAATGCGTCGTGATCGAGCGGCTGGCGGCCGGCGCGCAGCCGGTCGAGATGGACTGTCCGGGCGGCGAGGAGATATTCATTTTGTCCGGCGACCTCCGTGACGAGCACGGGAGCTACCGGGCCGGGACATGGATCAGGAATCCGGCTGGATTCCGGCGCCGTCTTGGATCAAACAACGGAGCGACATATTGGGCAAAGCGAGGTCACCTGCGCCCGATGCCGTGA